From the Porphyrobacter sp. CACIAM 03H1 genome, the window TCATCATGATCCACTGGTGGGACCGCGAGGGGCTGGTCGACAATGTCGACGGGCAGATCAGCTTCCTCGACGTGGTCTATTTCACCATGATCAGCGTCACCACCACCGGCTTCGGCGACATCGCCCCGGTGTCCGACCGCGCGCGGCTGATCGAGGCGGTGATCGTCACCCCCGTGCGCATCGCGGTGCTGTTCATCTTCGTGGGCGCGGCCTACGATTTCGTCATCAAGCGCAGCTGGGAGAAATGGCGCATGGCCCGCATTCAGGAACAGCTGACCGATCACGTCGTGGTGCTGGGTTACGGCGTGTCGGGCTCGCAGAGCGTAGGCGAGCTGATCGAGCGCGGGGTCGATCCGCGCTGCATCGTCGTGATCGACCCCTTCGAGGAGCGCCTCGCCGAGGCCGAGAAGCTCGGCGTCAACGTCATGGCCGGCGATGCGACGCGCGACGAGACGCTGAAGGCGGTGCGGATCGCCGAGGCATCGAGCGTGCTGGTCAGCGCCGGGCGCGACGACACCTCGATCCTGATCGTGCTGACCGTGCGCCACCTTGCGCCCAAGGTGCCGATCAGCGTGGTGGTGCGCGCCGAGGACAACGAGCTGCTGGCGCATCAGGCGGGAGCGAACAACGTCATCAACCCGGTGCGCTTCACCGGCCTGCTGCTGGCGGGCAGCGTCAAGGGCGCGCACATCGCCGATTACCTCGCCGACCTCGCCAGCGTGGAAGGGCGGGTGCAGCTGGTCGAGCGGGTGGTCACGCCCGAGGAATGCGGGCGCTCGATCACCGACCTCTCCAGCGGCGGACAGGGCCTGCGCGTATATCGCAACGGCCGCCCGATCGGCTTCTGGGAACCCGAGTGCCAGACCCTCCAGCCCGGCGACGTGGTGGTCGAGATCGTGCCCACCGCCCCACGCGAGGCGGAGTAGGCGGGGGGCCAGTCCGGGCGTGCGGGCCGTCAGCAAAAAGCTGCCTCTTCGGCTGTCAGCCCTAGATCGGTAATCTGGCGCGCCTTACGGGAGGACCATTCGGAAGACGGTTCCCCGGCCTTCGCGCGCACCGACACGGCCGAGGGTGCCGCTGGTCAGCGTGACGCCATAGAAGGACCCGTCAGGCGCTTGGACCAGCCCGCCGTGGGGCTCTGCCGGATTGACGTCCACGGGGCCGAATGAAAAGAGCGTAGTCTTCACCCCGGCAGGCGTGATGCGGAAGATCGTTCCGGTTCTCACTGTCGGAGCGCCCGTTTCAGATGCCGTGACACCGTAGAAGTTACCGTCACGCGCGCGCAGCAGGTAGGCCCCCGGGCTATAGCCGTCGGGAGTGGGGCTGGAGCCGACGGGGGGCGGGGGCACGAATGCGTAAAGGACGTTGACCGTTCCCGCCGCGCTCATCCTGAATACGGTGCCGCAGCCTGCCATCTCGGCGCACCCGCCGAACCGGCCTCCCGCGATGGTTGTCCCGTAGAAGAAACCGTCTCCGCCCGGGGTCAGCGGCCCTTCGGGCTGCGCCCCGTCACCGGCCACCGTCCCGCCGAACGCATATAGCACCGTCACTACGCCGCCAGGCGTCATGCGGAACACGGTGCCGCAACCGAAAATGCCCGGAACATTGCTGCAGTTTCGGACCCCACCGCCGGCGCTGGTTCCGAGAAGATTGCCGTCGGCAGTCTGGATGAAGGCGCCGTTCGGACGTTCCGCGTCGCCTTCGAAGGCGCCGAATGAATAGAGCTGGCGATAGTCGTTGCCGCTCTTCGAGATGCGAAAGGCAGTCCCGCAATCATCGCGGGTAAGCGGGCACGGGCCGGTGCCGCCCGCCAGGGTTGCCCCGTAAAGGTTGCCGTCTCGACCCTCGAGAAGCGCACCGCGCGGCAGTTTGCCGTCGCCCGGCGACATGCCGAACGAGTGGAGCTGGGAGTAGGCACCGTCGAGAGTGATCCGGAAGACCGTGCCAAAGCCGCCTCGTCCACCGCTGGTCGTGACGCCGTAAATTGCACCATCGCTCGCTTGGATCAGTGGTGCTGACGGCACAAACCCGTCCGTGGGCGAGGCTCCGAACGCATGGAGGAGGGTAACCGTGCCCTGTGGTGTCATTCTGAAGATGGTGCCGCAGGATTCGATTCTTTCGAAGCAACCGTTCGTACCGCCGCTAACCGTGATCCCGTAGAAGTTCCCGTCACTCGCGAGCAGCAGCGGCCCCCTCGGCTGATTTGCCGAGCCGGTCGTGGTTCCGAAGGCGTGAATGTAGGAAACGCCTGCTGAGGAGGTGGGAGACGGAGAGGGGGAAGGAGAGGGAGACGGAGAGGGAGAGGGACTCGGCGAAGGTGCGGTTTGCACGCCCCCAGCGGACGATCCTCCACCACCACAGCTGCCAAGTGCAAAAGCAAGGACGAGCGCCATGCAAGAACGGTGGCGCAGTTGGTTGTACATTGATCCCTCCGTTGCTCCTGTGATCGTCCAACCAGGAAGTCACGTCAATGTTTTGGAACGAGAAAATACGGAGCGAGCGGGAAGGGCCGCGCACTGCAGATCGCGGGACATGAAGGACCTCGATTATTTCACCAA encodes:
- a CDS encoding potassium channel family protein encodes the protein MARGTGQPASRNPFKRKALLAEFRPLRRQVKIPVWGDLGLRAGLALFLLGMVIMIHWWDREGLVDNVDGQISFLDVVYFTMISVTTTGFGDIAPVSDRARLIEAVIVTPVRIAVLFIFVGAAYDFVIKRSWEKWRMARIQEQLTDHVVVLGYGVSGSQSVGELIERGVDPRCIVVIDPFEERLAEAEKLGVNVMAGDATRDETLKAVRIAEASSVLVSAGRDDTSILIVLTVRHLAPKVPISVVVRAEDNELLAHQAGANNVINPVRFTGLLLAGSVKGAHIADYLADLASVEGRVQLVERVVTPEECGRSITDLSSGGQGLRVYRNGRPIGFWEPECQTLQPGDVVVEIVPTAPREAE
- a CDS encoding choice-of-anchor tandem repeat GloVer-containing protein, yielding MYNQLRHRSCMALVLAFALGSCGGGGSSAGGVQTAPSPSPSPSPSPSPSPSPSPTSSAGVSYIHAFGTTTGSANQPRGPLLLASDGNFYGITVSGGTNGCFERIESCGTIFRMTPQGTVTLLHAFGASPTDGFVPSAPLIQASDGAIYGVTTSGGRGGFGTVFRITLDGAYSQLHSFGMSPGDGKLPRGALLEGRDGNLYGATLAGGTGPCPLTRDDCGTAFRISKSGNDYRQLYSFGAFEGDAERPNGAFIQTADGNLLGTSAGGGVRNCSNVPGIFGCGTVFRMTPGGVVTVLYAFGGTVAGDGAQPEGPLTPGGDGFFYGTTIAGGRFGGCAEMAGCGTVFRMSAAGTVNVLYAFVPPPPVGSSPTPDGYSPGAYLLRARDGNFYGVTASETGAPTVRTGTIFRITPAGVKTTLFSFGPVDVNPAEPHGGLVQAPDGSFYGVTLTSGTLGRVGAREGRGTVFRMVLP